The region GCCTTTGCCATTCTGTGATCTGCCTTCTGCAATCTACAATGCCCTTTACATGGCTCTCCCCCTGCATGAGCCGCAGCCTGATACCGCCCAGGCGCGGCAGTACAACCGCATCCGCCGCTGGCTGAGCGTCGCTGACGTTGCTCTTGGCGCGGCCTTCCTGGCGCTGCTGCTCGCCCTGCACTGGACCAACCGCCTGCGCGACTGGTCTTTCGATCTCACCGGACAGCGCTACGCCCTCGCCCTGCTCGCTTACGTCGCCATGCTCACGCTCATCAGCCAGCTCATCGGCCTGCCGCTGGACTTCTACTCCTTCCGGCTGGAACATCGCTATCAGTTGTCGAACCAGAAACTCGGCAGTTGGCTGCGGGACCAGGTCAAGGAGTGGCTGGTCGGACTGGTGCTCGGCGCGGTCGTGCTCGAACTCATCTACTTCACCATCCGGTACGCGCCCGACTTCTGGTGGCTCATCGCGTGGGTCGTGGTCATGGGACTCTTCGTCATCTTCGCGCAGCTTGCCCCCGTGCTGCTGCTGCCGCTGTTCTACAAGTTCATCCCGTTGGAAGACGAAGCGCTCAAGCAGCGGCTGGTCAAGCTGAGCGAGCGCGCTGGCACGCGCGTGCGCGGCGTCTACGAGTGGAAGCTCTCCGAAAAAAGCAAGAAAGCCAACGCCGCACTCACTGGGCTGGGCGCAACGCGGCGCATCATCCTGGCAGACACGCTGCTCTCGAACTACACCGGCGACGAGATCGAGGCGGTGCTGGCGCATGAGCTCGGCCACCACGTCCACAAACATATCTTCAAGAGCATCCTGGTGCAGGCCGGCATCACGCTCTTCGGATTCTGGGCGGCGGACCGCGTGCTGCGCTATGCGATCGTCGAGCGCGAGTGGTTCGGTCTGCGCAGCCTGGGTGACTTTGCCGGGATCCCACTGCTGCTGCTGGTCTCGAGCGTGCTCTCGCTGCTGTTGTTGCCGCTGCTCAACGCTTACTCGCGCTTCAACGAGCGCCAGGCCGACCGCTACTGCTGGGCGAACATCCCCGCCGTCGATCCGTTCGTCACTGCGATGAACAAGCTTGCCGGCCAGAACCTGTCGGAGCGCAATCCCTCGCGTGTGGTCGAGGTCCTCTTCCACTCGCATCCGCCGGTCGGCAAGCGGATCACCGCCGCCGAAGCCTGGGCTGAAAAGAAAGCTTGACGAAGCCCTTGACAGCGCCACTTACTTTCGCTTAGTATTCGCCTGTAGAACCACGCCAAAAATGCCGGGTAGGAGACGGCACTTGTGCCGTCTAACAGGCCGGCACAGCCGAGATCGAACCGAGATCGAACCGAGATCTCAGCTCGTAACTCTTTGAAAACAATATACCGGCCCAGGAGGGGGAGGGGGTATCTCGGTTACCGCTGCGCGAGCAGCATTTCGACCCTTTGGAGGTCTTCTTCCGTGTCCACTCCAACGGTGTCGAACGGTACCTCAGCCACGTATATCCCGATCCCGTTATCGAGAAAGCGCAACTGCTCGAGGCGTTCGGCGCGCTCCAGGTTGGATTCCGGCAGCGTGCAGAACCGGTCCAGCGCCGGTTTGCGATAGGCGTAAAAGCCGAGGTGTTTGAAGTACCGGATATCTCCGCTGCCGTCGCGGTCGAATGGGATCGTCGCGCGCGAAAAGTAAAGCGCCCGGCCGGCGAGGTCGGTCACGACTTTCACCGCATTGGGATTGGCAACGTCGTGCTGCGGGCACGGCGTCTTCACCGTCGCGACCTCGACCTGCTGTCCGCGCATCAGATCGAGCATCGCTTGGATGTGTTCGGGACGCGCCAGCGGCTCGTCCCCCTGCACATTCACATAGATATCAGCCGCCACCGCCTGAGCGACCTCACGCACCCGGTCAGTGCCGCTGCGGCAGTCCGGCGAGGTCAGGCGCGCGTTCCATCCGTGCTGCTTGCAAACGGCCAGGATCTCGTCGGAGTCGGTGGCCACGATCACCTCGGCAAGGCTGGCGCAACGGCGCGCGGCCTCATAAACGTGGCCCACCATGGGCTTCCCGGCGATCTCGCGCAGCGCTTTGCGGGCCAGGCGCGTGGAACCCAGCCGCGCAGGGATGATGGCGATGGCTGTGGCAATGGCTTTCGGGTTCATCGTCGGGGGCATTGTAAATGCTGCTTCGGTTTGACCGCGTCCGAAGCGGACTTTTACAATGAGAATGCGTGACCACCTCACGCACGGCTCGCTTGTCGGGCCGTCCAGCCTTGAGGGTTTTCACCCGACAAGAAGAGTGGCGGCGTAGCTCAGGTGGCTAGAGCGAGGGTCTCATAATCCCTAGGTCGTTGGTTCGAGTCCAACCGCCGCCACCAAGATTGCTCGATGGCACTAGAGGTAGCGCTAGTGCACGAGCATGGTCCCAAGATACAGACATCGTCTTCTGCAAGCGATGGGCGGCAGCCCGCCGGTCATCAACTCTTTCAACACATTCTCGCCCTCGCGGATGACGCCTATTTCTTAGGACATCCGGAGTGGGAAACCATCGTTGCCGACGCTCGGCGCGCCGCCGAGGCCAGGGAGCTGAGCGCGCTGATCACCGATGGCCTGCGCGAAGATCCGTCGCTCACTGTCATCGATGATGGCTTCGTTCACGCGGTAGAAAAACAGATCGGCGTGACCTTCCCGCCACCAAGCTGGTGCGCGGTCGATCCCAAGATGCTGTGCGCGGCGGTGCTTAAGGTCGCCGGTGCCCTGAAGGTTCCCCATGCGAAATAGCGACTTCCGCAACGAGTTCGGCGTCCCGATGTTCCGGCGTCCGCTGTACCTGGTCCCGCGACGTAAGCCACGTCCCATCCTCTCGCGAGGCGCCATTCAGATGCTCATCTATGCGGTGATCCTGCTAGCCATCGCTGTGTTCGGCAGCGGGCTAGTCGTTGCGGCAGCGAAGGGCAAACTGGTGATTCCGTGAAGGCCGGCCCGGTGAAACGCGGGAACTTATTCGCGACTGCACCGCTCCATCTGCCGGCCGTGACCGCGTTCGAGCAGTTCGTGCGCGCGCAGGGAATCCCGGAGGAGCTGTGGACGAAGTCGCGGGAGTTGCGCGCTTGGGCGAGGCGCAACTACACCGTCCACTATGTGCCGGAAGTCCTGCTACACCGCTTCGGCCTCAACCCTGAGCGCGAGCGGCGCTCTCGGGGTGAAGCGTGAGCACCCGCCCGAACAGCATCACGGCCCCGCTGCCGCTTTTCGACCCGCGCCCAATCGATGTGCGCTTCGAACAATTTAACGCCGACCATCCTGAGGTCTATCGGCTCCTGGTCCGGTTCTGCCGCGAGCTGAAGGATGCCGGCCGCTCGCACTATTCGGTGGACGCCCTCTTCCATCGCCTGCGCTGGTACTACCACGTCGAGAAGCGCGCGGAGGAACCATTCAAGCTGAACGACCACTACACCTCGCGCTACGCGCGGCTCATCTCCGCGCAGGAAACCGATCTCGCTAACTTCTTCGAGACGCGGAGGCTGCGCGCGCAATGAGCATGGCAGCCATCTGGCGCACCGGGTGTTGCAGGCGCCTCTTTGTCAGCGGTCGCTACCGCGGCAACGCGATGTCCCAGCACCT is a window of Acidobacteriota bacterium DNA encoding:
- the kdsB gene encoding 3-deoxy-manno-octulosonate cytidylyltransferase, producing MPPTMNPKAIATAIAIIPARLGSTRLARKALREIAGKPMVGHVYEAARRCASLAEVIVATDSDEILAVCKQHGWNARLTSPDCRSGTDRVREVAQAVAADIYVNVQGDEPLARPEHIQAMLDLMRGQQVEVATVKTPCPQHDVANPNAVKVVTDLAGRALYFSRATIPFDRDGSGDIRYFKHLGFYAYRKPALDRFCTLPESNLERAERLEQLRFLDNGIGIYVAEVPFDTVGVDTEEDLQRVEMLLAQR
- a CDS encoding M48 family metallopeptidase; the encoded protein is MALPLHEPQPDTAQARQYNRIRRWLSVADVALGAAFLALLLALHWTNRLRDWSFDLTGQRYALALLAYVAMLTLISQLIGLPLDFYSFRLEHRYQLSNQKLGSWLRDQVKEWLVGLVLGAVVLELIYFTIRYAPDFWWLIAWVVVMGLFVIFAQLAPVLLLPLFYKFIPLEDEALKQRLVKLSERAGTRVRGVYEWKLSEKSKKANAALTGLGATRRIILADTLLSNYTGDEIEAVLAHELGHHVHKHIFKSILVQAGITLFGFWAADRVLRYAIVEREWFGLRSLGDFAGIPLLLLVSSVLSLLLLPLLNAYSRFNERQADRYCWANIPAVDPFVTAMNKLAGQNLSERNPSRVVEVLFHSHPPVGKRITAAEAWAEKKA